One genomic window of Quercus robur chromosome 6, dhQueRobu3.1, whole genome shotgun sequence includes the following:
- the LOC126733354 gene encoding uncharacterized protein LOC126733354 isoform X3, with translation MESSNSGLDFEFPVEESTIYSDLGDLGYTAGPSEDGYDLSTGSPDNCLYMSDLEKPLNFAPEAGESLHIPSNGHYAGYNDYTDAELFPSNPCGAAQLISLSDLSDPLPQRPCGFMNVSHNGSIEATFPSDVSEIIEELGDLGNTSGLSHNETSEAAFPFDVSEIIEELGDLGYKSGLNHNGTADTAFPFDVSAIIDELGDLGNTSGLVHNGTIGAASPFDVSEILEEWGDLCNTSGLGHNFSTCSLDDCINIEDLEKLLNCLAETDESQQTFCSNKKDRKRKRKERN, from the exons ATGGAATCAAGTAACTCcggtttggattttgaattccCTGTCGAGGAATCTACCATTTACTCAGACTTGGGAGATTTGGGCTACACAGCTGGACCAAGTGAAGATGGATATGATTTGTCCACTGGTTCTCCGGACAATTGTCTCTACATGAGTGATCTCGAGAAGCCTCTGAATTTTGCTCCTGAAGCCGGTGAATCTCTTCACATTCCAAGTAATGGCCACTATGCTGGATACAATGATTATACTGATGCAGAGCTGTTTCCTAGCAATCCTTGTGGTGCTGCTCAGCTCATATCTTTGTCAGATCTGTCTGATCCACTGCCACAGAGACCATGTGGGTTTATG AATGTCAGTCATAACGGATCTATTGAAGCCACATTTCCTTCTGATGTATCTGAAATTATTGAAGAGTTGGGAGATTTGGGCAATACATCTGGGCTTAGTCATAACGAAACTTCTGAAGCAGCATTTCCTTTTGATGTTTCTGAAATTATTGAAGAGTTGGGAGATCTAGGCTATAAATCTGGACTTAATCATAATGGAACTGCTGACACTGCATTTCCTTTTGATGTATCTGCAATTATTGATGAGTTGGGAGAT CTGGGAAATACATCTGGACTTGTTCATAATGGAACTATTGGAGCAGCATCACCATTTGATGTATCTGAAATCTTAGAAGAGTGGGGAGATCTTTGCAATACATCTGGACTTGGACATAATTTCTCCACTTGTTCTCTGGATGATTGTATTAACATAGAGGATCTCGAGAAGCTACTGAATTGCCTTGCTGAAACTGATGAATCTCAACAAACGTTCTGTTCAaacaaaaaagatagaaaaaggaaaaggaaagaaagaaattga
- the LOC126733354 gene encoding uncharacterized protein LOC126733354 isoform X2: MESSNSGLDFEFPVEESTIYSDLGDLGYTAGPSEDGYDLSTGSPDNCLYMSDLEKPLNFAPEAGESLHIPSNGHYAGYNDYTDAELFPSNPCGAAQLISLSDLSDPLPQRPCGFMNVSHNGAIEAAFPFDVSEIIEELGDLGNTSGLSHKETAEAAFLFDVSEIIEELGDLGNISGLSHNETSEAAFPFDVSEIIEELGDLGYKSGLNHNGTADTAFPFDVSAIIDELGDLGNTSGLVHNGTIGAASPFDVSEILEEWGDLCNTSGLGHNFSTCSLDDCINIEDLEKLLNCLAETDESQQTFCSNKKDRKRKRKERN, from the exons ATGGAATCAAGTAACTCcggtttggattttgaattccCTGTCGAGGAATCTACCATTTACTCAGACTTGGGAGATTTGGGCTACACAGCTGGACCAAGTGAAGATGGATATGATTTGTCCACTGGTTCTCCGGACAATTGTCTCTACATGAGTGATCTCGAGAAGCCTCTGAATTTTGCTCCTGAAGCCGGTGAATCTCTTCACATTCCAAGTAATGGCCACTATGCTGGATACAATGATTATACTGATGCAGAGCTGTTTCCTAGCAATCCTTGTGGTGCTGCTCAGCTCATATCTTTGTCAGATCTGTCTGATCCACTGCCACAGAGACCATGTGGGTTTATG AATGTCAGTCATAACGGAGCTATTGAAGCAGCATTTCCTTTTGATGTATCTGAAATTATTGAAGAGTTGGGAGATTTGGGCAATACATCTGGACTTAGTCATAAAGAAACTGCTGAAGCAGCATTTCTTTTTGATGTATCTGAAATTATTGAAGAGTTGGGAGATCTGGGAAATATATCTGGGCTTAGTCATAACGAAACTTCTGAAGCAGCATTTCCTTTTGATGTATCTGAAATTATTGAAGAGTTGGGAGATCTAGGCTATAAATCTGGACTTAATCATAATGGAACTGCTGACACTGCATTTCCTTTTGATGTATCTGCAATTATTGATGAGTTGGGAGACCTGGGAAATACATCTGGACTTGTTCATAATGGAACTATTGGAGCAGCATCACCATTTGATGTATCTGAAATCTTAGAAGAGTGGGGAGATCTTTGCAATACATCTGGACTTGGACATAATTTCTCCACTTGTTCTCTGGATGATTGTATTAACATAGAGGATCTCGAGAAGCTACTGAATTGCCTTGCTGAAACTGATGAATCTCAACAAACGTTCTGTTCAaacaaaaaagatagaaaaaggaaaaggaaagaaagaaattga
- the LOC126733354 gene encoding uncharacterized protein LOC126733354 isoform X4 has translation MESSNSGLDFEFPVEESTIYSDLGDLGYTAGPSEDGYDLSTGSPDNCLYMSDLEKPLNFAPEAGESLHIPSNGHYAGYNDYTDAELFPSNPCGAAQLISLSDLSDPLPQRPCGFMNVSHNGSIEATFPSDVSEIIEELGDLGNTSGLSHNETSEAAFPFDVSEIIEELGDLGYKSGLNHNGTADTAFPFDVSAIIDELGDLGNTSVHNGTIEAASPFDVSEILEEWGDLCNTSGLGHNFSTCSLDDCINIEDLEKLLNCLAEADESQQTVCSNKKDRKRKRKERN, from the exons ATGGAATCAAGTAACTCcggtttggattttgaattccCTGTCGAGGAATCTACCATTTACTCAGACTTGGGAGATTTGGGCTACACAGCTGGACCAAGTGAAGATGGATATGATTTGTCCACTGGTTCTCCGGACAATTGTCTCTACATGAGTGATCTCGAGAAGCCTCTGAATTTTGCTCCTGAAGCCGGTGAATCTCTTCACATTCCAAGTAATGGCCACTATGCTGGATACAATGATTATACTGATGCAGAGCTGTTTCCTAGCAATCCTTGTGGTGCTGCTCAGCTCATATCTTTGTCAGATCTGTCTGATCCACTGCCACAGAGACCATGTGGGTTTATG AATGTCAGTCATAACGGATCTATTGAAGCCACATTTCCTTCTGATGTATCTGAAATTATTGAAGAGTTGGGAGATTTGGGCAATACATCTGGGCTTAGTCATAACGAAACTTCTGAAGCAGCATTTCCTTTTGATGTTTCTGAAATTATTGAAGAGTTGGGAGATCTAGGCTATAAATCTGGACTTAATCATAATGGAACTGCTGACACTGCATTTCCTTTTGATGTATCTGCAATTATTGATGAGTTGGGAGATCTGGGAAATACATCTGTTCATAATGGAACTATTGAAGCAGCATCACCATTTGATGTATCTGAAATCTTAGAAGAGTGGGGAGATCTTTGCAATACATCTGGACTTGGACATAATTTCTCCACTTGTTCTCTGGATGATTGTATTAACATAGAGGATCTTGAGAAGCTACTGAATTGCCTTGCTGAAGCTGATGAATCTCAACAAACGGTCTGTTCAAACAAGAAagatagaaaaaggaaaaggaaagaaagaaattga
- the LOC126733354 gene encoding uncharacterized protein LOC126733354 isoform X1 gives MESNNSGLDFEFPVEESTIYSDLGDLGYTAGPSEDGYDLSTGSPDNCLYMSDLEKPLNFAPEAGESHHIPSNGLYAGYNDYTDAELFPSNPCGAAQLISLSDLSDPLPQRSCGFMNVSHNGAIEAAFPFDVSEIIEELGDLGNTSGLSHKETAEAAFLFDVSEIIEELGDLGNISGLSHNETSEAAFPFDVSEIIEELGDLGYKSGLNHNGTADTAFPFDVSAIIDELGDLGNTSGLVHNGTIGAASPFDVSEILEEWGDLCNTSGLGHNFSTCSLDDCINIEDLEKLLNCLAETDESQQTFCSNKKDRKRKRKERN, from the exons ATGGAATCAAATAACTCcggtttggattttgaattccCTGTCGAGGAATCTACCATTTACTCAGACTTGGGAGATTTGGGCTACACAGCTGGACCAAGTGAAGATGGATATGATTTGTCCACTGGTTCTCCAGACAATTGTCTTTACATGAGTGATCTCGAGAAGCCTCTGAATTTTGCTCCTGAAGCTGGTGAATCTCATCACATTCCAAGTAATGGCCTCTATGCTGGATACAATGATTATACTGATGCAGAGCTGTTTCCTAGCAATCCTTGTGGTGCTGCTCAGCTCATATCTTTGTCAGATCTGTCTGATCCACTGCCACAGAGATCATGTGGGTTTATG AATGTCAGTCATAACGGAGCTATTGAAGCAGCATTTCCTTTTGATGTATCTGAAATTATTGAAGAGTTGGGAGATTTGGGCAATACATCTGGACTTAGTCATAAAGAAACTGCTGAAGCAGCATTTCTTTTTGATGTATCTGAAATTATTGAAGAGTTGGGAGATCTGGGAAATATATCTGGGCTTAGTCATAACGAAACTTCTGAAGCAGCATTTCCTTTTGATGTATCTGAAATTATTGAAGAGTTGGGAGATCTAGGCTATAAATCTGGACTTAATCATAATGGAACTGCTGACACTGCATTTCCTTTTGATGTATCTGCAATTATTGATGAGTTGGGAGACCTGGGAAATACATCTGGACTTGTTCATAATGGAACTATTGGAGCAGCATCACCATTTGATGTATCTGAAATCTTAGAAGAGTGGGGAGATCTTTGCAATACATCTGGACTTGGACATAATTTCTCCACTTGTTCTCTGGATGATTGTATTAACATAGAGGATCTCGAGAAGCTACTGAATTGCCTTGCTGAAACTGATGAATCTCAACAAACGTTCTGTTCAaacaaaaaagatagaaaaaggaaaaggaaagaaagaaattga